Proteins encoded together in one Onychomys torridus chromosome 1, mOncTor1.1, whole genome shotgun sequence window:
- the Taldo1 gene encoding transaldolase isoform X1, with translation MSGSPVKRQRMESALDQLKQFTTVVADTGDFNAIDEYKPQDATTNPSLILAAAQMPAYQELVEEAIAYGKKLGGPQEEQIKNAIDKLFVLFGAEILKKIPGRVSTEVDARLSFDKDAMVARARRLIELYKEAGISKDRILIKLSSTWEGIQAGKELEEQHGIHCNMTLLFSFAQAVACAEAGVTLISPFVGRILDWHVANTDKKSYEPQEDPGVKSVTKIYNYYKKFGYKTIVMGASFRNTGEIKALAGCDFLTISPKLLGELLKDSTKLAPVLSVKAAQTSDLEKIHLDEKAFRWLHNEDQMAVEKLSDGIRKFAADAIKLERMLTERMFSAENGK, from the exons ATGTCGGGGTCCCCGGTAAAGCGCCAGAGGATGGAGTCCGCCCTGGACCAGCTCAAGCAGTTCACCACCGTGGTGGCCGACACGGGTGACTTCAATG CCATTGATGAGTACAAGCCCCAGGATGCCACCACCAACCCATCCTTGATCCTGGCTGCAGCTCAGATGCCTGCTTACCAAGAGCTGGTGGAGGAGGCCATTGCCTATGGCAAGAAGCTGGGTGG GCCACAAGAGGAGCAGATTAAAAATGCTATTGATAAACTTTTTGTGCTGTTTGGAGCAGAAATACTAAAGAAGATTCCAGGCCGTGTATCCACAGAAGTGGATGCAAG GCTTTCCTTTGATAAGGATGCAATGGTGGCCAGAGCCAGACGCCTCATTGAGCTTTACAAAGAAGCTGGGATCAGCAAGGACAGAATTCTCATCAAGTTATCCTCAACCTGGGAGGGAATTCAGGCTGGAAA GGAGCTGGAGGAGCAGCATGGCATCCACTGCAACATGACACTCCTTTTCTCCTTCGCCCAGGCTGTGGCCTGCGCTGAAGCGGGGGTGACGCTTATCTCTCCCTTTGTGGGGCGTATCCTTGACTGGCATGTGGCAAACACAGACAAGAAATCCTATGAACCCCAGGAGGACCCTG GTGTAAAGAGTGTCACCAAAATCTACAACTACTACAAGAAGTTTGGCTACAAGACCATTGTCATGGGCGCCTCTTTCCGTAACACCGGTGAGATCAAAGCACTGGCAGGCTGCGATTTCCTCACCATCTCACCCAAGCTCCTCGGGGAGCTGCTCAAGGATAGCACCAAGCTGGCACCTGTGCTTTCCGTCAAAGCGG CCCAGACCAGTGACTTGGAGAAGATACATCTGGATGAGAAGGCCTTCCGTTGGCTGCACAATGAGGACCAAATGGCTGTGGAGAAGCTCTCTGATGGGATCCGAAAGTTTGCTGCTGATGCCATAAAGTTAGAGCGGATGCTCACG GAACGAATGTTCAGTGCTGAGAATGGAAAGTAG
- the Taldo1 gene encoding transaldolase isoform X2 translates to MTIDEYKPQDATTNPSLILAAAQMPAYQELVEEAIAYGKKLGGPQEEQIKNAIDKLFVLFGAEILKKIPGRVSTEVDARLSFDKDAMVARARRLIELYKEAGISKDRILIKLSSTWEGIQAGKELEEQHGIHCNMTLLFSFAQAVACAEAGVTLISPFVGRILDWHVANTDKKSYEPQEDPGVKSVTKIYNYYKKFGYKTIVMGASFRNTGEIKALAGCDFLTISPKLLGELLKDSTKLAPVLSVKAAQTSDLEKIHLDEKAFRWLHNEDQMAVEKLSDGIRKFAADAIKLERMLTERMFSAENGK, encoded by the exons ATGA CCATTGATGAGTACAAGCCCCAGGATGCCACCACCAACCCATCCTTGATCCTGGCTGCAGCTCAGATGCCTGCTTACCAAGAGCTGGTGGAGGAGGCCATTGCCTATGGCAAGAAGCTGGGTGG GCCACAAGAGGAGCAGATTAAAAATGCTATTGATAAACTTTTTGTGCTGTTTGGAGCAGAAATACTAAAGAAGATTCCAGGCCGTGTATCCACAGAAGTGGATGCAAG GCTTTCCTTTGATAAGGATGCAATGGTGGCCAGAGCCAGACGCCTCATTGAGCTTTACAAAGAAGCTGGGATCAGCAAGGACAGAATTCTCATCAAGTTATCCTCAACCTGGGAGGGAATTCAGGCTGGAAA GGAGCTGGAGGAGCAGCATGGCATCCACTGCAACATGACACTCCTTTTCTCCTTCGCCCAGGCTGTGGCCTGCGCTGAAGCGGGGGTGACGCTTATCTCTCCCTTTGTGGGGCGTATCCTTGACTGGCATGTGGCAAACACAGACAAGAAATCCTATGAACCCCAGGAGGACCCTG GTGTAAAGAGTGTCACCAAAATCTACAACTACTACAAGAAGTTTGGCTACAAGACCATTGTCATGGGCGCCTCTTTCCGTAACACCGGTGAGATCAAAGCACTGGCAGGCTGCGATTTCCTCACCATCTCACCCAAGCTCCTCGGGGAGCTGCTCAAGGATAGCACCAAGCTGGCACCTGTGCTTTCCGTCAAAGCGG CCCAGACCAGTGACTTGGAGAAGATACATCTGGATGAGAAGGCCTTCCGTTGGCTGCACAATGAGGACCAAATGGCTGTGGAGAAGCTCTCTGATGGGATCCGAAAGTTTGCTGCTGATGCCATAAAGTTAGAGCGGATGCTCACG GAACGAATGTTCAGTGCTGAGAATGGAAAGTAG